Proteins encoded by one window of Moorella humiferrea:
- the spoIVB gene encoding SpoIVB peptidase, with translation MPLKRLGRQVVGLVLASLLLYGGLLPPVRGFFSLPPVMRLSTEAPLQLHWDLPAGLVRQVEMQVDREEPGWRQLQIKLLGFIPLKNITVQMVRPVWVNPGGQAIGVLLKTEGVMVVGQAAVTDEMGNKLYPARQAGLEIGDVIVAIDGVKVENDQKVADLVDAAGRARRPVKLSVQREGRLLNLNIQPIYCRETKRYRIGIFVRDSTAGVGTLTFYDQEKHIFGALGHMVTGDGRNGGNISGGRIVAAAIQGIHQGRRGQPGEKIGVFLENSKFSGIIQKNTTVGIFGTISGEIPAFYTQPLPVALAETVHPGPAEILTVVEGEKVESFQVEIERVMLNQRTSGRGLILRITDPRLLSLTGGIIQGMSGSPIIQDGQLIGAVTHVFINDPARGYGVLAEWMLEETDLVAPTRGSAVETPGKLHIMENNVG, from the coding sequence ATGCCCTTGAAACGCCTTGGGCGCCAGGTTGTAGGCCTGGTGCTGGCGTCATTGCTGCTATATGGTGGACTACTTCCGCCGGTACGCGGCTTTTTTAGTCTGCCCCCGGTAATGCGCTTATCAACCGAAGCTCCATTACAGCTGCATTGGGATTTACCGGCAGGGTTGGTTCGTCAGGTGGAAATGCAGGTGGATCGGGAAGAGCCAGGGTGGCGGCAGTTACAGATAAAATTGCTGGGTTTTATTCCCTTGAAAAATATTACCGTCCAGATGGTGCGGCCGGTGTGGGTTAACCCCGGGGGACAGGCAATAGGAGTTTTGCTTAAAACTGAAGGAGTAATGGTCGTCGGACAGGCCGCCGTTACCGATGAAATGGGCAATAAGCTTTATCCGGCGCGGCAGGCAGGTCTGGAGATAGGGGATGTCATTGTCGCCATAGACGGCGTCAAGGTAGAGAACGATCAAAAGGTGGCCGACCTGGTGGACGCCGCCGGCCGGGCCCGTCGCCCTGTAAAGTTAAGCGTCCAAAGGGAAGGGCGGTTGTTAAATTTAAACATCCAGCCGATTTACTGCCGGGAAACGAAAAGATACCGTATTGGAATTTTTGTGCGGGACAGTACTGCCGGCGTCGGTACCTTAACCTTTTATGACCAGGAAAAGCATATTTTCGGCGCCCTCGGCCATATGGTGACGGGCGATGGACGAAATGGGGGAAATATCAGCGGCGGGAGGATAGTCGCTGCGGCCATTCAAGGCATTCACCAGGGCCGTCGGGGTCAACCCGGAGAAAAAATCGGCGTGTTTCTGGAAAATAGCAAGTTTAGTGGCATTATACAAAAAAATACAACAGTAGGCATATTTGGGACTATATCTGGAGAGATACCCGCCTTTTATACTCAACCCTTGCCGGTGGCCCTGGCCGAAACGGTTCACCCGGGACCGGCCGAGATTTTAACGGTGGTGGAAGGGGAAAAGGTGGAAAGCTTTCAGGTGGAAATTGAACGGGTTATGCTTAACCAGCGGACAAGCGGACGGGGGTTGATTTTACGAATTACGGATCCCAGGCTGCTGTCCTTAACCGGGGGAATCATCCAGGGCATGAGCGGCAGCCCTATCATCCAGGACGGGCAATTAATAGGTGCCGTGACGCATGTTTTTATCAACGATCCTGCCAGGGGCTACGGCGTCCTGGCGGAATGGATGCTGGAAGAGACAGATCTCGTTGCGCCGACCAGGGGAAGTGCCGTCGAAACCCCTGGTAAATTACATATAATGGAAAACAATGTTGGATAA
- the dxs gene encoding 1-deoxy-D-xylulose-5-phosphate synthase: MNLLDKIREPADVKKLNNTELEKLAAEIRRELVRTVARTGGHLAPNLGVVELTLALHSVFDLPRDKIIWDVGHQCYVHKILTGRLSRFATLRQYGGLSGFPKRAESLYDAFDTGHSSTSISAALGFALARDLKGDDYQVVAVIGDGALTGGMAFEAMNHAGHLKTNLIVILNDNEMSISAPVGGMAAYLSRMRTDPMYSRSKEELENLLNRLPHVGPRVLKVIERLKDSFKYLVVPGMLFEELGFTYLGPIDGHNVALLKEVLQRARATRGPVLVHVITTKGKGYRPAEVNPGRFHGIGPFDPETGEPLKKEGPPTYTSVFGAEMVRQGEKNSQLVAITAAMPEGTGLMPFARRFPKRFFDVGIAEQHALTLAAGLSAAGFKPVVAIYSTFLQRAVDQVIHDIALMGLPVVLAIDRAGVVGEDGETHQGLFDLALLRCVPGMVVMAPKDEQELRHMLATAIQYNGPAALRYPRGEGIGVPLTGPAQPLPIGKGEVLRQGKDVAILALGPLVYAALAAAEELAGRGIEAAVINPRFVKPLDADLILTWADKTGCLVTVEEHVLAGGFGSAVLELLAAMGKTGVRVHCLGIDDKFVGHGKADVLREHLGLTPAGIAASVQEALAGRKKTVARKLSAREISGG; the protein is encoded by the coding sequence ATGAACCTGCTGGATAAAATAAGGGAGCCGGCCGACGTAAAAAAATTAAATAATACGGAACTTGAGAAGCTGGCCGCAGAAATTCGCAGGGAACTCGTCCGGACGGTGGCGCGCACCGGCGGCCATCTGGCTCCTAACCTCGGCGTGGTTGAACTTACTTTGGCCCTGCACAGCGTCTTCGACCTGCCCAGGGATAAAATTATCTGGGATGTCGGCCACCAGTGTTACGTACACAAAATCCTCACGGGCCGTCTTTCCCGTTTTGCCACCCTGCGCCAATATGGCGGGTTGAGCGGTTTTCCCAAACGCGCCGAAAGCCTTTATGATGCCTTCGATACAGGACACAGCAGCACCTCCATATCTGCCGCCCTGGGCTTTGCCTTGGCCAGGGATTTAAAGGGTGATGACTACCAGGTAGTCGCAGTCATCGGTGACGGAGCACTGACCGGCGGCATGGCCTTTGAAGCCATGAATCATGCCGGTCACTTGAAGACCAACTTGATAGTCATTCTCAATGACAACGAAATGTCCATTTCTGCTCCTGTTGGTGGCATGGCGGCCTATCTTTCCCGCATGCGCACAGACCCCATGTACTCCAGGAGTAAAGAAGAGCTGGAAAACCTTTTGAACCGCCTTCCCCACGTTGGCCCGCGGGTTTTGAAGGTCATTGAGCGCCTTAAAGACAGTTTTAAGTACCTGGTCGTTCCGGGAATGCTATTTGAAGAGCTGGGTTTTACGTATTTAGGACCCATTGACGGGCATAACGTCGCCCTGCTAAAGGAAGTGCTGCAGCGCGCCCGGGCTACCCGGGGACCGGTACTGGTCCACGTGATTACCACCAAAGGTAAAGGTTACCGTCCGGCGGAAGTCAATCCCGGTCGCTTCCACGGCATCGGCCCCTTTGACCCGGAAACGGGTGAGCCTTTAAAGAAAGAAGGACCCCCAACCTATACTTCCGTATTCGGCGCCGAAATGGTACGCCAGGGAGAAAAAAACAGCCAACTGGTGGCCATTACGGCGGCCATGCCCGAAGGTACGGGCCTTATGCCCTTCGCCCGGCGTTTCCCCAAACGTTTTTTTGACGTGGGTATTGCCGAACAGCACGCTTTGACCCTGGCCGCTGGCCTTTCAGCTGCAGGTTTTAAACCCGTAGTCGCCATTTATTCTACCTTTTTACAGCGGGCCGTGGATCAGGTAATCCACGACATTGCTTTAATGGGACTGCCGGTCGTTCTGGCCATCGATCGCGCCGGCGTGGTTGGTGAAGACGGCGAAACCCACCAGGGCCTTTTCGATCTGGCCCTTCTGCGCTGTGTTCCGGGCATGGTAGTCATGGCTCCCAAGGACGAGCAGGAACTGCGGCATATGCTGGCCACGGCCATCCAGTATAACGGTCCGGCGGCCCTGCGATATCCGCGGGGTGAAGGGATCGGCGTTCCCCTGACCGGTCCCGCCCAACCCCTCCCCATCGGTAAGGGTGAAGTTTTGCGCCAGGGGAAAGACGTTGCCATCCTGGCCCTCGGCCCCCTGGTTTATGCCGCTCTGGCGGCCGCGGAAGAACTGGCCGGCCGGGGTATAGAGGCGGCGGTCATCAATCCACGTTTTGTCAAACCCCTGGATGCTGATTTAATTCTTACCTGGGCCGATAAAACCGGCTGCCTGGTAACGGTGGAAGAACACGTCCTGGCGGGCGGTTTCGGCAGTGCCGTATTAGAACTCCTGGCAGCCATGGGCAAAACGGGCGTCAGGGTGCACTGCTTGGGCATTGACGACAAATTTGTTGGACATGGTAAGGCGGACGTTTTGCGGGAACACTTAGGTTTGACACCCGCGGGCATCGCCGCATCCGTTCAAGAAGCGCTGGCGGGACGAAAGAAAACTGTTGCGCGTAAACTTAGCGCCAGGGAGATCTCCGGTGGTTAA
- the argR gene encoding arginine repressor, whose protein sequence is MTKARRQQLILEIIAKKPVTTQEQLARELVEHGLKVTQATVSRDIKELGLIKVPAGENLYRYAPPPGQPPVNVYGRLQRLFEDSVVKIDDSENLILIRTLPGTAHAVASCLDNVAWPEIIGTVAGDDTILVIVKPKEAVPEVLRRFQELREG, encoded by the coding sequence ATGACGAAGGCCAGGCGCCAGCAACTGATATTGGAAATTATAGCCAAGAAGCCGGTGACTACCCAGGAACAGCTGGCCCGGGAACTCGTTGAACACGGCCTTAAAGTAACCCAGGCGACCGTTTCCAGGGACATTAAAGAACTGGGGTTGATTAAAGTGCCTGCGGGCGAGAACCTTTACCGCTACGCGCCTCCGCCTGGCCAACCCCCAGTGAACGTTTATGGTCGGTTACAGCGTCTCTTTGAAGATTCTGTTGTTAAGATTGACGACAGTGAAAATTTGATCTTGATTCGCACCCTGCCGGGTACGGCCCATGCCGTCGCCTCTTGTCTGGATAACGTCGCATGGCCGGAAATCATCGGGACAGTGGCCGGCGACGATACAATACTGGTTATCGTAAAGCCGAAAGAAGCGGTACCTGAGGTTTTGCGGCGCTTTCAAGAGCTCAGGGAAGGGTGA
- the xseA gene encoding exodeoxyribonuclease VII large subunit, translating into MVGQRVLAVRELTAYLQRMIGSDGLLANVWVKGEISNLRRPASGHLYFTLKDQVAALRCVMFQNRSRNLNISLQDGLEIVARGHIAIYPRDGVYQLYVAEVFPAGVGMATLALKELAARLEREGLFAAERKRPLPLLPRRVGLVTSLSGAALRDMVTVSRRRFPGIDLVLAPATVQGDAAPFELSRALELLGNLGGVDVIIIGRGGGSAEDLSAFNTEIVARAIYACPVPVIAAVGHETDLTLADLVADRRAPTPSAAAEMAVPVKKELEERLEVLSLRARKGIEHRLQMARAKLERLIKSRGLARPEQELYYRQQYLDGLEQRLQTSWQRQVTSREQRLQLLTARLEAASPLAILSRGYAVCRRPGGPSLRRSLEVVPGERVEVVLSEGRLQCEVKDVEGETDCV; encoded by the coding sequence GTGGTCGGGCAGCGGGTGCTGGCGGTGAGGGAACTCACCGCCTATTTGCAACGTATGATTGGCAGCGACGGCCTTCTGGCCAACGTCTGGGTCAAGGGGGAAATCTCCAATCTACGCCGTCCGGCCTCAGGACACCTATATTTTACCTTGAAAGACCAGGTGGCCGCCCTACGCTGCGTAATGTTCCAAAACCGTAGCCGCAATTTAAACATATCCCTGCAAGACGGCCTGGAAATAGTGGCAAGGGGCCATATCGCCATCTATCCCCGCGACGGCGTTTACCAGCTTTATGTAGCCGAGGTTTTTCCGGCCGGCGTTGGTATGGCCACTTTGGCCCTCAAGGAGCTGGCAGCCCGCCTGGAGCGGGAAGGCCTTTTTGCCGCCGAACGCAAACGCCCCCTGCCCCTCCTGCCGCGGCGGGTAGGACTGGTGACCTCCTTAAGCGGTGCCGCCTTAAGGGATATGGTTACCGTCAGCCGGCGCCGTTTTCCCGGAATTGACCTGGTACTGGCACCGGCAACCGTTCAGGGTGACGCCGCTCCCTTTGAATTGTCCAGGGCCCTAGAGCTTTTAGGAAACCTGGGTGGGGTAGACGTCATCATCATCGGCCGCGGCGGCGGTTCGGCCGAAGATTTAAGCGCCTTCAATACCGAAATTGTCGCCCGGGCCATTTATGCTTGTCCGGTACCGGTCATTGCCGCTGTGGGGCACGAAACGGATCTCACACTGGCCGATCTGGTAGCCGACCGCCGGGCTCCGACGCCATCGGCGGCCGCCGAGATGGCCGTGCCGGTGAAAAAAGAGCTGGAAGAACGCCTGGAGGTCTTATCCCTCCGTGCCCGCAAGGGTATAGAGCACCGTCTGCAGATGGCCCGGGCCAAGCTGGAACGCCTAATTAAAAGCCGGGGCTTGGCCCGGCCGGAGCAGGAACTATACTACCGTCAGCAGTATTTAGACGGCCTGGAACAGCGCCTGCAGACCTCCTGGCAGCGGCAGGTCACCTCAAGGGAACAAAGGCTGCAGCTTTTGACGGCCCGCCTGGAAGCCGCCAGTCCTTTGGCAATATTAAGCCGCGGCTATGCCGTCTGCCGTCGGCCAGGCGGCCCCTCCCTGCGGCGTAGCCTGGAGGTTGTCCCTGGCGAGAGGGTGGAAGTCGTATTGAGTGAAGGGCGCCTTCAGTGCGAGGTCAAGGATGTAGAGGGGGAAACAGATTGTGTCTGA
- the recN gene encoding DNA repair protein RecN — protein sequence MLQELHIENLALVESLELELEPGLTVLTGETGAGKSIIVDAVALLVGARASMEYIRAGAERGMVRGLFRAGDVPGLAEILAEFGVPVEADGSLLLSREITRSGRHSCRVNGRSLTLSMYQQIGQMLVDIHGQHTYQSILRPAAQMDLLDGAAGLMDLRRRVKELYTKWQGLLKDLNDLGGDEGALERQRDLLNYQYREIDAANLSPGEEEELLRKREILKNAVRLAEGAAAVYAALFGEDGAYDRISRAATILSNIAGIDDALKSWQSLLETAAVQVEEVARSILRYQEGLEYDPARLQEIEERLEVIKNLKRKYGGTIEAVLQYKEQVAAALEDLDRMSGRMAALEKEIAAAEAEYREAAITLRRRRLEAARDIADAITKVLQEMAMPAARITIDCAEAGRPGPTGLDTITFLFQPNPGEGSRPLAQIASGGEMARVMLACKSILAEVDAIPTLIFDEIDAGIGGAAARAVAKTLAAISRRHQVLCVTHSAQLAGAAAHHYRVSKVVREGRTFTQIEKITGEARIEELARLLSGETTAIAKSHAAALLENNP from the coding sequence ATGCTCCAGGAATTGCATATTGAAAATTTGGCCCTGGTGGAATCCCTGGAGTTGGAATTGGAACCGGGATTGACGGTCCTTACAGGGGAAACCGGTGCCGGAAAATCCATTATCGTCGATGCCGTTGCCCTTTTGGTAGGCGCCCGCGCTTCTATGGAATACATACGTGCCGGTGCCGAAAGAGGTATGGTGCGCGGTCTTTTTCGAGCAGGTGACGTACCGGGACTGGCAGAAATTCTGGCCGAATTCGGCGTACCGGTGGAAGCAGACGGCAGCCTTTTACTCAGTCGGGAAATCACCCGCAGCGGGCGCCACTCCTGCCGCGTCAACGGGCGCAGCCTAACTTTAAGCATGTACCAGCAAATCGGACAGATGCTGGTAGACATCCACGGCCAGCATACCTATCAATCGATTCTACGACCGGCGGCTCAGATGGATCTCCTCGATGGCGCAGCTGGATTAATGGATTTGCGGCGCCGGGTAAAAGAGCTATATACAAAATGGCAGGGCCTGCTCAAAGATTTAAATGATCTGGGCGGGGACGAAGGGGCGCTGGAACGGCAGCGGGACTTGTTGAACTACCAGTACCGGGAGATTGACGCGGCCAATCTATCGCCCGGGGAAGAAGAAGAATTGCTGCGGAAAAGGGAAATTCTAAAAAACGCAGTCAGGTTGGCCGAAGGGGCTGCAGCCGTTTACGCCGCCCTTTTCGGAGAAGATGGGGCTTATGACCGTATCAGCCGGGCGGCAACGATACTATCCAACATAGCCGGGATTGATGATGCTTTAAAATCATGGCAGAGTTTACTGGAAACGGCAGCCGTGCAAGTAGAAGAAGTGGCCCGCAGTATTCTCCGTTATCAAGAGGGATTGGAGTACGATCCCGCAAGGTTACAGGAAATAGAGGAACGTTTGGAGGTGATTAAAAATTTAAAACGTAAATACGGCGGCACAATCGAGGCAGTGTTACAATATAAAGAACAGGTGGCGGCGGCGTTAGAGGATCTGGATCGGATGTCCGGGCGAATGGCCGCCCTGGAAAAGGAAATAGCGGCGGCCGAAGCCGAGTATCGGGAAGCGGCCATAACTTTACGCCGGCGACGACTGGAGGCGGCCCGGGATATAGCGGATGCGATAACTAAAGTTTTACAGGAGATGGCCATGCCGGCGGCGCGGATTACAATAGATTGTGCGGAGGCCGGTCGGCCCGGACCTACCGGTTTGGATACGATAACCTTTCTTTTCCAGCCCAACCCCGGCGAAGGGAGCCGCCCTTTGGCCCAGATCGCTTCGGGCGGAGAAATGGCACGGGTTATGCTGGCATGTAAAAGTATTCTGGCGGAAGTTGACGCCATTCCCACATTGATTTTTGATGAAATTGATGCAGGAATTGGCGGCGCCGCCGCCCGGGCGGTGGCTAAAACCCTGGCGGCTATCAGCCGGCGTCATCAGGTCTTATGTGTCACCCACTCGGCACAGTTGGCCGGCGCGGCCGCCCACCATTACCGGGTGAGCAAAGTTGTCCGCGAAGGGCGGACCTTTACTCAAATTGAAAAAATTACCGGCGAAGCCCGAATAGAGGAATTAGCACGACTGCTCTCCGGCGAAACGACGGCGATAGCTAAAAGCCATGCGGCGGCGCTATTAGAAAATAACCCTTGA
- a CDS encoding NAD(+)/NADH kinase yields MQQIGLVANLEKPRAREVALETMAYLEGRGVKVLVSRAKAVHLGCPDKGVAEKELAQADCLLSLGGDGTLLRAARLVAGSATPILGVNLGHLGFLTEIELAELYPSLERLLHGDYRLEERMMLQGSVNRKGREVISCQALNDLVITKGAFSRMLRLEVYIGPAYLDTYPADGLIISSPTGSTAYSLSAGGPLVSPRLEVMIVTPICPHTLYSRPLVVPPEQPIRVHVHAQGAEVMLTVDGQQGWHLANGDVVAVTKAQVPTRLIRLKNNTFYSLVREKLREGGNRQYDEGQAPATDIGNYSQEAGDYPGTAGPGTR; encoded by the coding sequence TTGCAACAGATAGGTCTGGTGGCCAACCTGGAAAAACCCAGAGCCAGGGAAGTTGCCCTGGAAACTATGGCCTACCTGGAAGGCCGTGGTGTAAAGGTATTGGTTTCTAGAGCCAAAGCGGTACATCTGGGTTGCCCAGATAAAGGCGTAGCGGAAAAGGAACTGGCCCAGGCCGACTGCCTGTTGAGCCTGGGCGGCGACGGTACACTCCTAAGGGCGGCGCGCTTGGTTGCCGGCAGTGCTACACCCATTCTGGGCGTCAACCTCGGGCATCTGGGATTTTTGACTGAGATAGAACTGGCCGAACTTTATCCCTCCCTGGAGAGGCTCCTCCACGGCGATTACCGCCTGGAAGAGAGGATGATGCTCCAAGGGAGTGTAAATAGAAAGGGCAGAGAAGTAATTAGCTGCCAGGCTTTAAATGACTTGGTCATTACCAAAGGGGCCTTTTCCCGCATGCTCCGTCTGGAAGTATATATTGGCCCGGCCTACCTGGATACTTATCCGGCCGACGGCCTTATTATCTCATCCCCTACGGGTTCAACGGCATATTCCCTATCGGCGGGCGGCCCTTTGGTTTCACCGCGGCTGGAAGTAATGATCGTGACCCCTATTTGTCCCCATACCCTTTACAGTCGCCCCCTGGTAGTTCCACCGGAACAGCCCATCAGGGTTCACGTCCATGCCCAGGGTGCGGAAGTCATGCTGACCGTTGACGGCCAGCAGGGATGGCATCTGGCCAACGGCGATGTGGTCGCCGTTACCAAGGCCCAGGTACCTACACGCCTGATACGTTTAAAAAATAATACCTTCTACAGCCTGGTGCGGGAAAAACTGCGGGAAGGGGGGAACCGGCAATATGACGAAGGCCAGGCGCCAGCAACTGATATTGGAAATTATAGCCAAGAAGCCGGTGACTACCCAGGAACAGCTGGCCCGGGAACTCGTTGA
- the xseB gene encoding exodeoxyribonuclease VII small subunit, whose amino-acid sequence MSEGINLKFEEALQQLEGIVRALEGENLTLEEALERYQEGVKLVRLCRQRLQEVEGKLQAIFVQEGEVVLKEISLSGGEGNGN is encoded by the coding sequence GTGTCTGAAGGTATAAATTTAAAATTTGAAGAGGCTTTGCAGCAACTCGAGGGCATCGTCCGCGCCCTGGAAGGCGAAAACCTTACCCTTGAAGAAGCCCTGGAACGTTATCAAGAAGGCGTAAAACTTGTCCGCCTATGTCGCCAACGCCTTCAAGAAGTAGAGGGCAAGCTGCAGGCCATCTTTGTCCAAGAAGGGGAAGTCGTCCTGAAAGAAATTTCCCTATCCGGGGGTGAAGGTAACGGAAATTAA
- a CDS encoding TlyA family RNA methyltransferase, whose translation MVKQRLDVLLVSKGLFPSRQQAQAAIMAGEVLVNDVPMDKPGAKVPLEAEIRLTGRPLPYVSRGGLKLEKALRDFNIDLRQKVVLDVGASTGGFTDCALKHGASKVYAVDVGYGQLAWSLRSDPRVVVLERTNARYLDRDKLGEPVDVATIDVSFISLVKVMPAVLGCLKPEGEVIALVKPQFEAGPDRVGKKGVVRDPAVHREVLQEVISALAGLGLKIYGLTWSPISGPEGNLEFLLWMGMKGVGLPQEEWPALIQRVVAAAHNEVQ comes from the coding sequence GTGGTTAAACAAAGATTAGACGTTCTGCTGGTGAGTAAAGGGCTTTTCCCCAGCCGTCAGCAGGCCCAGGCGGCGATAATGGCCGGCGAAGTGCTGGTAAATGACGTTCCTATGGACAAACCGGGGGCGAAGGTTCCGTTGGAAGCGGAAATACGCCTGACGGGCAGGCCTTTACCCTATGTGAGCCGCGGCGGTTTAAAGCTGGAAAAAGCACTCCGGGATTTTAATATAGATTTGAGGCAAAAAGTAGTTTTAGACGTAGGCGCCTCTACTGGGGGCTTTACCGATTGCGCTTTAAAACATGGTGCCTCAAAGGTTTATGCGGTAGACGTGGGATACGGTCAACTAGCCTGGTCATTGCGCAGTGACCCGCGGGTAGTAGTTCTGGAAAGGACCAATGCCCGTTACCTGGATCGGGATAAGCTGGGGGAACCGGTCGACGTCGCCACCATCGACGTTTCCTTTATCTCCCTCGTGAAGGTCATGCCCGCCGTTCTGGGGTGCTTAAAACCGGAGGGAGAAGTTATTGCCCTGGTCAAGCCCCAGTTTGAGGCTGGTCCCGACCGGGTGGGCAAGAAAGGGGTGGTGCGCGATCCCGCCGTGCACCGTGAGGTTTTACAAGAGGTAATAAGTGCCCTCGCAGGATTGGGCCTAAAGATATACGGCTTAACCTGGTCGCCAATAAGCGGCCCGGAAGGCAATCTGGAATTCCTCCTCTGGATGGGTATGAAGGGTGTCGGCCTGCCACAGGAAGAGTGGCCGGCCTTGATTCAAAGGGTAGTTGCTGCTGCCCACAATGAAGTTCAGTAA
- a CDS encoding CNNM domain-containing protein, which yields MARNLGRSSWRNALTMGGGTFFIALAVGYGSQAFLGSITSIVLSFFLLLIIILAGIVFDIIGVATAAASEAPLNARAARKIPGARQALGLLRNAERVTSFATDVVGDVCSTLSGAVGAVIIIRLVGRHGAEDMLVSTLMTAAVSAVTVGGKALGKGFALRQANDIIFFVGRLLYALERVTGWYPFNYPSQKGRRP from the coding sequence TTGGCCAGAAACCTAGGACGTTCCTCCTGGCGAAATGCCCTGACTATGGGCGGGGGGACTTTTTTTATAGCCCTGGCCGTGGGGTATGGCTCCCAGGCCTTTTTGGGGAGCATAACCTCCATTGTTTTGTCTTTTTTCCTGCTCTTAATAATCATCCTGGCCGGCATAGTTTTTGATATTATCGGCGTGGCCACGGCTGCAGCAAGCGAGGCGCCTTTAAACGCCCGGGCGGCCAGAAAGATACCCGGAGCCCGCCAGGCCTTAGGGCTGCTGCGCAATGCCGAAAGGGTGACCAGTTTTGCCACCGACGTGGTGGGCGATGTGTGCAGCACTTTAAGCGGTGCCGTCGGGGCGGTAATTATTATCCGCCTGGTAGGGCGGCATGGCGCCGAAGACATGCTGGTCAGCACCCTCATGACGGCCGCCGTTTCGGCCGTAACCGTTGGGGGAAAAGCCCTGGGCAAAGGATTTGCCCTGCGGCAGGCCAATGATATAATTTTTTTTGTAGGCCGTTTATTATATGCCCTGGAAAGGGTTACCGGATGGTACCCCTTTAATTATCCATCCCAGAAAGGACGGCGGCCATGA
- a CDS encoding polyprenyl synthetase family protein encodes MKVTEIKSYLASRRELIQKALESCLPPPESYPPAVHQAMHYSLFAGGKRLRPLLVLAAGEAVGSPPEPLLPAACAVELIHTYSLIHDDLPAMDNDDFRRGRPTCHKVFGEAVALLAGDALLTHAFAVLSQVPEGVPTEKVLQAIGELACAAGSQGMIGGQVVDMEAEGRQVTLETVNYIHTHKTGSLIRACLRMGGILGGADEEQLDTLTRYGENLGLAFQITDDILDIEGDFANMGKKGGVDMARGKATYPACLGLAQAKEIAGQLCKEAQELARSLGTKAEPLIYLAGYVLNRQG; translated from the coding sequence GTGAAGGTAACGGAAATTAAAAGCTATCTGGCTTCCCGCCGGGAGTTAATTCAGAAAGCCCTTGAAAGCTGCCTGCCGCCGCCGGAGAGTTATCCACCGGCAGTGCATCAGGCCATGCATTACAGCCTTTTTGCCGGCGGTAAAAGATTGAGGCCCCTTCTGGTCCTAGCGGCAGGTGAAGCTGTGGGTAGCCCGCCGGAGCCTCTGTTGCCGGCAGCTTGCGCCGTAGAGTTAATTCATACCTATTCCCTTATTCACGATGACCTGCCGGCCATGGATAATGATGATTTTCGCCGCGGGAGGCCTACCTGCCACAAAGTGTTTGGCGAGGCAGTGGCCCTGCTGGCCGGCGATGCCCTGCTCACCCATGCCTTTGCCGTATTAAGCCAGGTACCGGAAGGCGTCCCGACGGAGAAGGTCCTTCAGGCCATTGGCGAGCTGGCCTGCGCCGCCGGCAGCCAGGGGATGATCGGCGGCCAGGTGGTGGACATGGAGGCCGAAGGGCGGCAGGTTACTCTGGAGACGGTAAATTACATCCATACCCATAAGACCGGCAGCCTTATCCGCGCCTGCCTGCGCATGGGCGGCATTCTGGGGGGCGCCGATGAAGAGCAATTAGACACTTTAACCCGCTACGGCGAAAATCTGGGCCTTGCCTTTCAGATAACAGACGACATCCTGGACATAGAAGGCGATTTTGCCAATATGGGTAAGAAAGGCGGCGTGGATATGGCCAGAGGTAAAGCAACATATCCTGCCTGTTTAGGATTGGCACAGGCAAAAGAGATTGCCGGCCAACTTTGTAAAGAAGCCCAGGAATTGGCGAGGAGCCTAGGAACGAAGGCAGAACCCTTAATTTACCTTGCCGGTTATGTTTTAAATCGTCAAGGATAG